A region from the Bacillus sp. Marseille-P3661 genome encodes:
- a CDS encoding response regulator produces the protein MKIKTKVTIVLSLLPVLILFLIGNSWFRVTNLNKTNVIIQTNYDLVYLAEQIHRGIKDEAISLRNIVLLTDENLIEEELKVLQEVSKQVAENAARLESKAESTEQLYMINDFLSTNEKFNEYKANLVQLIKAGKRQEAIELMNNEARIIHEEFFQKASVIMSTYETEMDSSLNTFSDDFREDILFSSLISLIIMLIAIMIISRSFYTFSNRLNKVSNVMTDVADGNTDIGSKIEITSHDEIGDVVESFNKMAHSLEEQMRKEQSLIWVKSNIAEITTSLSGKHNLEVLAQTFLSKVVPLMGAAHAVFYVKDNESPKEPTFKLLASYAFKERKHLSNTFELGEGLIGQAAFEKTPIILTNVPSEYISVKSGLGEAAPLNVYVVPISFEDDVKAVVEIASFHSFSADQQTLLEELINSLGIIFDSAMGRIRLAKLLEEAQALTEEVQAQSEELQSQQEELRMANEELEEQTQALRASEEKLQVQQEELEQTNADLKEKAERLEEQNKKFELTNREVEKARDELEEKARQLALSSKYKSEFLANMSHELRTPLNSLLILSKLLADNKERNLTKKQIEYSKTIYSSGSDLLTLINDILDLAKIESGKTEVNPGKVQIKDLLDFVESNFSPVANEKNLNFEIVAKEGIPTSIYSDELRVKQVLKNLLSNAFKFTHQGGVKFEIDYSTKLNNQPCFSFSIEDTGIGVPEEKLDLIFQAFQQADGTTSRKYGGTGLGLSICRETAALLGGEVNVKSKVGKGSTFTFYVGDYKTKSNSENKEFNLDEVAVTAETKMSEQKERDRVLPSRTQHQADEIKRLLIVDDDVRQRNSIMELIGENNVIIKAVSSGHEAIEELKVNQFDCLVLDLGLADTTGFDLLKKIKTTIEDENIKVFIYTGRDLSSKEELFLNRYSHTIIIKDAHAPQRLKEELEFYLNSNDGNAEIEEVEITDINVAPELEGKKILLVDDDVRNVYALSSVLELYGMDITFAENGVEALKIVDETSDFDLILMDIMMPEMDGYETIRRLRDNPTFFNLPIIALTAKAMKEDREKCLEVGASDYIVKPVDPDQLISLIRVWLYA, from the coding sequence ATGAAAATTAAAACAAAGGTAACAATTGTACTTAGTTTATTACCTGTACTGATACTGTTTCTAATTGGTAATAGCTGGTTCCGGGTTACTAATCTGAATAAAACAAATGTAATTATACAAACAAACTATGATCTAGTTTATCTAGCAGAACAAATTCATCGAGGTATAAAAGATGAAGCCATTAGTTTAAGAAACATTGTACTTTTAACAGATGAGAATTTAATTGAAGAAGAATTGAAGGTCTTACAAGAAGTAAGTAAACAAGTTGCTGAAAATGCCGCTCGACTTGAATCAAAAGCAGAATCAACCGAGCAACTTTATATGATCAATGACTTTTTGAGCACAAACGAAAAATTTAATGAATATAAAGCAAATTTGGTACAGCTGATAAAAGCTGGGAAGAGACAAGAAGCAATTGAACTCATGAATAATGAAGCTCGTATTATTCATGAGGAGTTTTTCCAAAAAGCTTCAGTGATTATGTCAACCTACGAAACAGAAATGGATTCTTCATTAAATACATTTTCAGATGATTTTCGTGAAGATATTTTGTTTAGTAGTCTGATATCACTAATTATCATGTTGATTGCAATTATGATTATATCTAGGAGCTTTTATACCTTTTCAAATCGCCTAAATAAAGTATCAAATGTAATGACGGATGTTGCAGATGGAAATACTGATATTGGTAGTAAAATTGAGATAACATCTCATGATGAAATCGGTGATGTTGTAGAATCTTTTAACAAGATGGCTCATTCGTTAGAGGAACAAATGAGAAAAGAGCAAAGTCTTATTTGGGTTAAATCTAATATTGCGGAAATTACTACAAGTTTAAGTGGAAAACATAATTTAGAGGTTTTAGCCCAAACATTTCTATCTAAAGTGGTTCCATTAATGGGGGCTGCACATGCTGTATTTTATGTTAAAGATAACGAAAGCCCAAAAGAGCCTACTTTTAAATTATTAGCATCCTATGCCTTTAAAGAAAGAAAACACTTATCTAATACATTTGAGCTAGGTGAAGGTCTAATAGGGCAAGCTGCATTTGAGAAGACACCCATTATTTTGACAAACGTTCCATCTGAATATATAAGTGTAAAGTCAGGCTTAGGTGAAGCAGCACCACTTAATGTTTATGTAGTACCGATTAGTTTTGAAGATGATGTTAAAGCTGTAGTGGAAATAGCATCCTTCCATTCTTTTAGTGCAGATCAACAGACTTTACTAGAAGAATTGATTAATAGCTTAGGGATTATTTTCGATAGTGCAATGGGTCGAATTCGCTTAGCAAAACTATTGGAAGAGGCACAGGCATTAACTGAAGAGGTTCAAGCACAATCAGAAGAATTACAATCACAGCAAGAAGAGCTAAGAATGGCGAATGAAGAATTAGAAGAACAAACACAAGCACTTCGAGCATCAGAAGAAAAACTTCAAGTACAGCAGGAAGAGTTAGAGCAAACAAATGCCGATTTAAAAGAAAAAGCTGAGAGATTAGAAGAACAAAATAAGAAATTTGAATTAACGAATCGTGAGGTAGAAAAAGCGCGGGATGAACTTGAAGAAAAGGCAAGGCAACTTGCACTCAGCTCAAAATATAAGTCTGAATTCCTTGCTAATATGTCACATGAATTGCGAACACCCTTAAATAGTTTATTAATATTATCAAAATTACTTGCGGACAATAAAGAAAGAAATCTAACAAAAAAACAAATTGAGTATTCAAAAACAATTTATTCTTCAGGCAGTGATTTATTAACATTAATTAACGATATTTTAGATCTAGCTAAAATTGAGTCTGGAAAAACCGAGGTTAATCCAGGTAAAGTACAAATTAAAGATTTGCTTGATTTTGTTGAGAGTAATTTTAGCCCTGTTGCAAACGAAAAGAATTTGAATTTTGAAATTGTGGCAAAAGAAGGTATTCCAACTTCAATTTATAGCGATGAACTGCGTGTGAAACAAGTTCTAAAAAATCTACTATCAAATGCATTTAAATTTACCCACCAAGGTGGAGTGAAATTTGAAATCGATTATTCAACGAAACTTAACAATCAGCCATGTTTTTCATTTTCCATCGAGGATACAGGAATTGGTGTTCCTGAAGAAAAGTTAGATCTTATATTTCAAGCGTTTCAGCAAGCAGATGGTACAACAAGCCGCAAATATGGAGGTACAGGTTTAGGCTTGTCAATATGCCGTGAAACCGCCGCTCTATTAGGTGGAGAGGTTAACGTGAAAAGTAAAGTTGGCAAGGGGAGCACATTTACTTTTTATGTTGGCGATTATAAAACAAAAAGTAACAGTGAAAACAAAGAGTTTAATCTTGATGAAGTGGCTGTAACAGCAGAAACAAAAATGAGTGAACAAAAGGAAAGAGATAGAGTACTTCCTTCACGAACCCAACACCAAGCGGATGAAATTAAGAGACTGTTAATTGTTGATGATGATGTTAGACAACGCAATAGCATAATGGAGTTAATTGGAGAGAATAATGTAATCATAAAAGCAGTTTCCTCTGGTCATGAAGCCATTGAAGAATTAAAGGTTAACCAGTTTGACTGTTTAGTGCTGGACCTAGGATTAGCTGATACAACTGGTTTTGATTTATTGAAAAAAATTAAGACGACTATAGAAGACGAAAACATTAAAGTATTTATTTATACGGGTCGTGACCTATCATCCAAGGAAGAACTATTTTTAAATAGATATTCACATACGATTATTATAAAAGATGCCCATGCACCGCAGCGGTTAAAGGAAGAACTTGAATTTTATCTAAATTCAAACGATGGGAATGCTGAAATTGAAGAGGTTGAGATAACTGACATAAATGTCGCTCCGGAACTTGAAGGAAAAAAAATTCTACTTGTAGATGACGATGTTCGCAATGTTTATGCATTATCAAGTGTTCTTGAACTATATGGAATGGATATTACATTTGCAGAAAATGGTGTAGAAGCTCTTAAAATTGTTGATGAAACCTCTGATTTCGATCTAATACTAATGGATATCATGATGCCTGAAATGGATGGCTATGAAACCATTCGAAGATTAAGAGATAACCCAACATTTTTTAATCTGCCTATCATAGCACTTACAGCAAAGGCAATGAAAGAAGATCGTGAAAAATGCTTGGAAGTAGGAGCATCCGATTATATTGTAAAACCGGTGGATCCTGACCAACTCATCTCGCTAATTAGAGTTTGGTTATATGCATAA
- a CDS encoding EAL domain-containing protein: MNIEEKISILLVDDREENLLALEAIIEREEYNLIKAHSGEEALKYLLKYDFAAILLDVQMPGMDGFGTAKIIKAREKTKNIPILFITANNLDSDHIFTGYSIGAIDYLLKPFDPIILKAKVEGFVEIYKLNQKLKQQANTLAEKKRELEKAYTELSAITSELRVSEALANVISETSIDSMIILNDEGIILKVNPAVKNMFGYDDIELVGKSIFELFSTEDSKKYMRSVLQAINNLESIVGYENFKEITAERKGNETFPVEIQIGKRFVQGKCIVACTIRDITKKKQYEETITYMAHHDSLTDLPNRRLFNEKLNMTLKQAKQTNQPFALLYLDLDRFKYINDSLGHLMGDKLLQEVAIRLVSSLRSGDFIARIGGDEFNIILPETNRENALELAENILEVFNKPFYIDNYELFTTLCMGISIFPYDGEETLALMKNADAALYRAKEQGRNQFKVFHSGMNIQTFRTFMMQNDLRKAIEREELILVYQPRVEVETGNINSVEALLRWNHPNWGTLYPSEIIPLAEETGQINEISQWVLSTVCSHIHNWQQAGITSRVAINFSAQHFLQKDLTENIHHILNENGVSPTLLEIEITESVIKGNEETLIQTLNKLRKMGISICIDHFGMGYTSLNHLRRFPVDRLKLDRTIVQDIDNSSSDNIAFIASIISLAQNLKMTVLAEGVDSELQLNILKNYNCNEIQGSIFCSPVSAEEMKGFLLQKVSPEETVTLMNSTPNTVISKAEIATTTINDEMEIGQNEDILYAALERIKQLYGISNREMDVFILIVNGLSNKKISEKLFISEHTVKNHITHILQKLNVNDRMQAMAIVYQACLEEGKNQSAHK; this comes from the coding sequence ATGAATATCGAGGAAAAAATAAGTATATTACTAGTTGACGATCGAGAAGAAAATCTATTAGCACTAGAAGCTATCATTGAACGCGAGGAATACAACTTAATTAAAGCGCACTCTGGTGAGGAAGCTTTAAAATATCTATTAAAATATGATTTTGCTGCCATATTATTAGATGTTCAAATGCCAGGTATGGATGGGTTTGGCACTGCAAAAATAATAAAAGCTCGTGAAAAAACAAAAAATATCCCCATCCTGTTTATTACAGCCAATAATTTAGATTCTGATCATATTTTTACAGGTTATTCAATTGGAGCAATAGACTATCTATTAAAACCTTTTGATCCTATTATCCTTAAGGCTAAAGTAGAAGGATTTGTTGAAATATACAAGCTCAATCAAAAGCTAAAGCAGCAGGCAAATACGTTAGCAGAAAAGAAAAGAGAATTAGAAAAAGCCTATACGGAGCTATCGGCAATAACTTCTGAATTACGTGTTTCTGAGGCACTTGCAAATGTGATAAGTGAAACTTCCATTGATTCGATGATAATACTAAATGATGAGGGAATCATATTAAAAGTGAATCCTGCTGTAAAAAATATGTTTGGTTACGATGATATTGAATTAGTAGGAAAAAGCATATTTGAACTTTTTTCAACAGAGGATTCTAAAAAATATATGCGTAGCGTATTACAAGCAATAAATAATCTCGAAAGTATAGTAGGCTATGAGAATTTTAAGGAAATAACTGCAGAACGTAAGGGTAATGAAACATTCCCAGTTGAGATACAAATAGGAAAACGGTTTGTTCAAGGAAAATGTATCGTTGCTTGTACAATTCGGGATATTACGAAAAAGAAACAATACGAGGAAACGATCACATATATGGCACATCATGATAGTTTAACTGATTTACCTAATCGTAGGTTATTTAATGAGAAGTTAAACATGACATTAAAACAAGCAAAACAAACAAATCAACCGTTTGCACTTCTATATTTAGATTTGGACCGTTTCAAATATATTAACGATTCTCTTGGTCATTTAATGGGTGACAAACTGCTGCAAGAGGTTGCAATTAGGCTCGTTTCTTCTTTGCGAAGTGGGGATTTTATTGCAAGGATTGGCGGCGATGAGTTTAATATTATTTTACCTGAAACAAATCGTGAAAATGCACTCGAGTTAGCCGAGAATATACTAGAGGTATTTAATAAGCCCTTTTATATAGATAATTATGAATTATTTACTACACTTTGTATGGGGATAAGTATATTTCCTTACGACGGGGAAGAGACTCTGGCATTAATGAAAAATGCTGATGCGGCGTTATATCGTGCTAAAGAACAAGGGCGAAATCAGTTTAAAGTCTTTCACTCTGGAATGAACATCCAGACTTTTAGAACGTTTATGATGCAAAACGATTTACGTAAGGCGATTGAGCGTGAGGAATTAATTCTTGTTTATCAACCGCGCGTAGAAGTTGAAACTGGAAATATTAATAGCGTGGAAGCGTTATTACGATGGAATCATCCAAACTGGGGCACTTTATACCCATCTGAAATCATTCCTTTAGCAGAAGAGACAGGACAAATCAATGAAATAAGCCAGTGGGTATTAAGTACAGTTTGTTCTCATATACACAATTGGCAACAAGCAGGGATTACGAGCAGAGTAGCCATTAATTTTTCAGCGCAGCATTTTCTGCAAAAGGACCTGACAGAGAATATTCACCATATACTTAACGAAAATGGAGTAAGCCCAACTTTATTAGAAATCGAAATCACCGAATCGGTTATTAAGGGAAACGAGGAAACTCTTATACAAACATTAAACAAGTTAAGAAAAATGGGCATTTCAATCTGTATAGATCATTTTGGTATGGGGTATACATCACTAAATCACTTAAGACGTTTTCCAGTAGACAGATTAAAACTGGATCGTACCATTGTTCAAGATATAGATAATTCGTCTTCGGATAACATAGCATTTATTGCAAGTATTATTTCCCTAGCACAAAACTTGAAGATGACTGTTCTAGCTGAAGGTGTTGATTCGGAACTACAATTGAATATACTAAAAAACTACAATTGTAATGAAATACAAGGCTCTATTTTTTGTTCACCTGTTTCGGCTGAGGAAATGAAAGGATTTTTGCTACAAAAAGTTTCACCTGAAGAAACTGTTACTCTAATGAATTCAACTCCTAATACAGTTATTTCCAAAGCTGAAATTGCAACAACCACTATAAATGATGAAATGGAAATTGGTCAAAATGAGGATATTCTATATGCAGCTCTTGAGCGTATCAAGCAATTATATGGAATTTCTAATCGAGAGATGGACGTATTTATATTAATCGTCAACGGATTAAGCAATAAGAAAATTTCAGAGAAACTTTTTATAAGTGAACATACTGTGAAAAATCATATTACGCATATTTTACAAAAATTAAATGTAAACGATCGTATGCAAGCGATGGCTATCGTATACCAAGCCTGTTTAGAAGAAGGCAAAAATCAGTCTGCACATAAATAA
- a CDS encoding aspartyl-phosphate phosphatase Spo0E family protein, whose product MLVENLSYRELIKEIEITRKNMVTNGLELGFTHEHTVTLSTKLDELLNCFSLYQK is encoded by the coding sequence ATGTTAGTGGAAAATCTTTCGTATAGGGAATTAATTAAAGAGATTGAAATAACTAGAAAAAATATGGTAACAAATGGCTTAGAACTGGGGTTTACGCATGAACATACAGTTACCTTAAGTACTAAATTAGACGAATTGCTTAACTGTTTTTCATTATATCAAAAATAG
- a CDS encoding 4-hydroxybenzoate 3-monooxygenase: protein MRTQVGIIGAGPAGLMLAELLRQDGIESIIIERKHQKDIEGTVKAGVLEQFTVDLLNDMGVGGRMMREGHFHDGIELQFKGTRHRIDLKGLTGGKRITVYPQHEVIKDLVEQRFNTGGDIIFSVEDVTLHDIETKQPKIRFKKDGENEEIVCDFIAGCDGFHGPSRQAIPDNVRKEHLHVYPYGWLGILADAKQANPELIYSNHDRGFALLSTRTPELQRHYIQVDPNDDIANWSDDRIWSELKARTEIDGWKLPDGPINSKTIVQMRSFVLETMQHGRLFIAGDAAHTVPPTGAKGLNLAASDVKVLATGLAEFYQLGKEDILNSYSDISLRRVWKAERFSYWMTSMLHRNANHDSFEYAMQLTELDYVSTSRAAMTTLAENYVGLPIQWEAKSLIETI from the coding sequence ATGCGTACACAAGTTGGAATTATTGGGGCAGGACCAGCAGGATTAATGTTAGCGGAACTTCTTCGTCAAGATGGAATTGAATCTATTATTATTGAAAGAAAGCATCAAAAAGATATTGAGGGGACGGTTAAGGCTGGTGTTTTGGAGCAGTTTACAGTAGATTTATTAAATGATATGGGTGTCGGTGGGAGAATGATGCGCGAAGGACACTTCCATGATGGTATCGAGTTACAATTTAAAGGTACAAGACATCGAATTGATTTAAAAGGGCTGACAGGTGGTAAGAGAATAACTGTCTATCCGCAGCATGAAGTAATTAAAGATCTGGTTGAGCAACGTTTTAATACCGGTGGAGATATAATCTTCAGTGTAGAAGATGTTACTTTACATGATATTGAAACAAAGCAACCTAAAATTAGGTTTAAGAAAGATGGAGAAAACGAAGAAATTGTATGCGACTTCATTGCAGGTTGTGATGGATTCCATGGTCCAAGTCGTCAAGCAATCCCAGACAATGTTAGAAAAGAGCATTTACATGTGTATCCATATGGTTGGCTAGGAATCCTTGCTGATGCAAAGCAAGCAAACCCAGAATTGATTTATTCGAACCATGATAGAGGTTTTGCATTATTAAGTACACGTACACCAGAACTTCAACGTCATTACATTCAAGTGGACCCTAATGATGATATAGCAAACTGGTCTGATGATCGTATTTGGAGTGAATTAAAAGCTAGAACTGAAATTGATGGTTGGAAATTGCCAGATGGCCCAATAAATTCAAAAACTATCGTTCAAATGCGCAGCTTTGTTCTTGAAACAATGCAACACGGTCGTTTATTTATTGCAGGTGATGCAGCACACACTGTACCGCCAACAGGAGCTAAAGGTCTTAACCTAGCTGCATCTGATGTAAAGGTATTAGCAACAGGCTTAGCGGAATTCTACCAGTTAGGTAAAGAAGATATTCTAAACAGTTATTCAGATATTTCCCTTCGCCGTGTATGGAAAGCAGAGCGTTTCTCTTATTGGATGACTAGTATGCTGCACCGCAATGCTAACCATGATTCATTTGAGTATGCAATGCAGCTTACAGAATTAGATTATGTCAGCACTTCACGTGCAGCAATGACAACATTGGCGGAAAACTACGTTGGATTGCCAATTCAGTGGGAAGCAAAGTCATTAATTGAGACAATTTAA
- a CDS encoding IclR family transcriptional regulator: MNSAKDHDNVLQSVQNGLKIIKLFSLSKPVWGITEIANTLQLSKSTVSRLINDLVKEEFLIKTKNKYRLGISLLCLSGVITSHLDIYKESKEPLKNLVNKFDEASHLAILEDSNVTYLHKFECSSPDELVSSVGKKSPASCSSSGKILLAYQTEKIIQEIIETGLPRLGPSSITDPIEFRQDLQKVRQQGYSVCIDEMHEEVVSIAVPIRDYTGHVIAALSIVGPKKRMVDKNIYTITKELLKAGEEISINLGYLLND, from the coding sequence TTGAATTCTGCAAAAGACCATGACAATGTTCTCCAATCGGTTCAAAATGGCTTGAAAATTATTAAACTATTTTCTTTGAGTAAACCTGTATGGGGAATTACTGAAATAGCCAATACACTTCAGCTAAGTAAAAGTACAGTTAGTCGGCTTATTAATGACCTAGTAAAAGAAGAATTTCTAATAAAAACAAAGAACAAATATCGACTCGGTATATCCTTATTATGTTTAAGTGGTGTTATCACATCTCACTTGGATATCTATAAGGAATCAAAAGAACCATTAAAAAACTTAGTTAACAAGTTCGATGAAGCATCTCATTTAGCTATACTCGAAGATTCAAATGTTACGTATTTACATAAATTCGAATGTAGTTCTCCGGACGAGTTGGTTTCATCCGTCGGCAAAAAAAGTCCAGCTTCTTGCTCGAGTTCAGGTAAAATCTTATTAGCTTATCAAACTGAGAAAATAATTCAGGAAATTATCGAAACTGGACTTCCACGTTTAGGACCAAGCAGTATTACCGATCCTATTGAGTTTCGTCAAGATTTACAAAAAGTTCGCCAACAAGGTTATTCGGTTTGCATTGATGAAATGCATGAGGAAGTAGTTAGCATTGCGGTTCCTATTAGGGATTATACGGGTCATGTTATTGCAGCTTTAAGTATAGTAGGTCCAAAAAAACGTATGGTAGATAAAAATATTTATACTATTACAAAGGAACTCCTTAAGGCTGGTGAAGAAATCTCTATAAATTTAGGTTATTTATTAAATGATTGA
- a CDS encoding IclR family transcriptional regulator, producing the protein MRYPSLRSDSLSSMRNALRLLNLFTMDEPELTLSEIAGKLEVGISTAFRLTSTLMHEDFLTKDSVSKKFRLGASILGYGNIIVSQNQLYKASAVPVEKLAIATGESSHIAILKENQTIYLNKIDSKHPVHLLSHAGKQNPVHCTSSGQVILAYQSESLIEKVIEKGLSPYTKNTIISPVKFKELLITIRKQGYAMSIEEMHDNVSSIAAPIKNILGEVVGSISIAGPTSRVNSQTSSRLIKLVKNAALEVAEQLVFTRK; encoded by the coding sequence ATGAGATATCCTTCGTTACGTTCTGATTCATTATCGTCAATGCGAAATGCACTACGTCTATTAAATTTATTCACTATGGATGAACCTGAATTAACCTTGTCAGAAATTGCCGGAAAATTAGAGGTAGGGATTAGTACTGCTTTTCGCTTAACCTCCACGCTTATGCATGAGGATTTTCTTACAAAGGATAGCGTTTCAAAAAAGTTTCGCCTTGGTGCTTCAATACTAGGATATGGAAACATTATCGTCTCACAAAATCAGCTTTACAAAGCTTCAGCAGTTCCTGTAGAAAAACTAGCCATTGCTACTGGTGAAAGCTCCCATATTGCCATACTGAAAGAAAATCAAACTATATATCTTAATAAAATTGACAGTAAGCACCCGGTACATCTTCTTTCACATGCTGGCAAACAAAATCCTGTACACTGTACAAGTTCCGGTCAGGTAATCCTGGCTTATCAAAGCGAGAGTTTAATTGAAAAAGTGATCGAAAAAGGACTATCACCGTACACTAAAAATACAATTATTTCACCTGTAAAGTTTAAAGAATTATTAATTACAATCAGAAAACAAGGTTATGCAATGAGCATTGAGGAAATGCACGATAATGTATCCTCAATTGCAGCACCTATTAAGAATATTCTAGGCGAAGTAGTTGGTTCTATAAGCATTGCGGGACCTACATCAAGAGTTAACTCTCAAACTTCTTCTAGGCTTATTAAACTAGTTAAAAATGCTGCTTTAGAGGTAGCAGAGCAACTTGTTTTTACGAGAAAGTAA
- a CDS encoding 2-hydroxymuconate tautomerase family protein, with protein MPYVNIKITDEGVTPEQKRQLIEGATNLLKDVLGKNPQTTVVVIDEVNTDNWGIAGEQVTMRRQRGQ; from the coding sequence ATGCCTTATGTAAATATTAAGATTACAGATGAAGGAGTTACGCCCGAACAGAAAAGGCAGTTAATTGAAGGTGCAACTAATTTATTAAAAGATGTATTAGGAAAAAATCCGCAAACAACAGTTGTTGTGATTGATGAAGTCAATACCGATAATTGGGGCATTGCAGGAGAACAAGTAACAATGCGAAGACAACGTGGACAATAA
- a CDS encoding AbrB family transcriptional regulator, with translation MKERTSIFLHQGWFILCSSIGGLILSLMGLSIGWIVGTLLFASILSFWQPQKLKLKHVQKGIKVYWRQLGQFMIGIELAKSVNLSTLSIFQENGFTVFIVLMFSIIMSLGSGLLLYRFSNVGMITSLFATSPGGLATMPSMAEEVGANTGVVSVVQMLRIFLVVTIVPVALFFIGSTSTVGNSQYNISTNNLLADVQIFEWGQLIWTVVFILSAIGGVYLGKRVKLPAPWLVGTIIGVVLSQGLCTFIIGQTITFWWSHWFVVIGQILIGAGIGSGFKKSMFVGLHKILFISTMGTVLLIIAMFGCAYIVSEITGISLNTSVLAFAPGGVVEMSTASVSLHADSTFVVAVQTLRIVLVVLILPPFFNAVHKRKKKKSVEYSSHG, from the coding sequence ATGAAAGAACGTACTAGCATTTTCCTGCATCAAGGTTGGTTTATTTTATGTAGCAGTATTGGTGGCTTAATTTTGTCATTAATGGGTTTATCTATTGGATGGATCGTAGGTACATTATTGTTTGCTAGTATTCTATCCTTTTGGCAACCACAAAAGTTAAAACTCAAACATGTTCAGAAAGGAATAAAAGTGTATTGGCGTCAACTAGGGCAATTTATGATCGGAATAGAATTAGCGAAAAGCGTAAATTTGTCTACATTATCTATTTTTCAGGAAAATGGATTTACTGTTTTCATAGTGCTTATGTTTTCGATTATTATGTCATTAGGGTCAGGGCTATTATTATATCGTTTCAGTAATGTTGGCATGATAACGAGTCTATTTGCAACCTCACCTGGTGGGCTTGCAACTATGCCAAGTATGGCTGAAGAAGTAGGTGCAAATACTGGAGTTGTTAGTGTCGTACAAATGCTGCGGATTTTTTTGGTTGTTACGATTGTTCCAGTAGCTTTATTTTTTATTGGTTCAACAAGTACTGTTGGTAATTCTCAATATAATATTTCCACAAATAATTTGCTAGCGGATGTACAAATTTTCGAATGGGGTCAACTCATATGGACAGTTGTATTTATATTGAGTGCAATAGGAGGTGTTTATTTAGGTAAACGTGTTAAACTTCCCGCACCATGGCTTGTTGGTACAATAATAGGAGTTGTACTATCGCAGGGGCTTTGTACCTTCATTATAGGTCAAACTATAACTTTCTGGTGGTCACATTGGTTTGTTGTGATTGGTCAAATATTAATAGGAGCAGGAATTGGCTCTGGATTTAAAAAGAGCATGTTTGTAGGATTACATAAAATATTATTTATAAGTACAATGGGAACTGTTCTACTTATTATTGCGATGTTTGGTTGCGCGTATATTGTTTCTGAGATAACAGGGATTTCATTAAATACATCGGTGTTGGCATTTGCACCAGGGGGCGTTGTCGAGATGTCCACCGCATCTGTCTCTCTTCATGCTGATTCTACCTTTGTAGTAGCTGTACAAACACTGAGAATTGTATTAGTTGTTTTGATACTGCCACCGTTTTTTAATGCGGTACACAAAAGGAAAAAAAAGAAATCTGTAGAATATAGTAGCCATGGGTGA